The following proteins come from a genomic window of Pseudomonas putida:
- a CDS encoding DUF484 family protein — protein sequence MTDQPKVVPQQSSELDAEAVVAYLRAHPTFFAEHDELLVEQRIPHQRGDSVSLVERQLKLLRDRNIEMRHRLSQLMDVARDNDRLFEKTRRLILDLLDAGSLEEVVMAVEDSLRQEFQVPFVSLILFGDHAAPVGRWVSNAEAQQAIGGLLGGGKTVSGNLREHELAFLFGEEQHHEVGSSAVAALEYQGLHGVLAIGSRDPQHYKSSVGTLFLGYIAEVLGRVVPRVTQPLRPVR from the coding sequence ATGACCGATCAGCCCAAGGTTGTACCCCAGCAGTCCAGTGAGCTCGATGCCGAAGCGGTGGTCGCCTACCTGCGCGCCCACCCGACCTTCTTCGCCGAACACGACGAACTGTTGGTCGAGCAACGTATCCCTCACCAGCGTGGCGACAGCGTGTCGCTGGTGGAACGCCAGCTCAAACTGCTGCGCGATCGCAACATCGAGATGCGCCATCGCCTGTCACAACTGATGGACGTGGCCCGGGACAACGACCGGCTGTTCGAAAAGACTCGCCGGCTGATCCTCGACCTGCTCGATGCCGGCAGCCTGGAAGAAGTGGTCATGGCGGTCGAAGACAGCCTGCGCCAGGAGTTCCAGGTCCCGTTCGTCAGCCTGATCCTGTTCGGTGACCATGCAGCGCCAGTCGGCCGTTGGGTCAGTAATGCCGAGGCCCAGCAGGCCATCGGCGGCCTGCTGGGCGGCGGCAAGACAGTCAGTGGCAACCTGCGTGAGCACGAACTGGCCTTCCTGTTCGGTGAGGAGCAGCACCATGAAGTGGGCTCCAGCGCCGTCGCTGCCCTGGAGTACCAAGGGTTGCACGGCGTGCTGGCGATCGGCAGCCGCGATCCGCAACACTACAAGAGCAGCGTCGGCACCCTGTTCCTTGGCTACATCGCCGAAGTGCTAGGCCGCGTGGTGCCGCGCGTTACCCAGCCCCTGCGCCCGGTGCGCTGA
- the dapF gene encoding diaminopimelate epimerase — translation MLLRFTKMHGLGNDFMVLDLVSQHAHIQPKHAKQWGDRHTGIGFDQLLIVEAPNNPEVDFRYRIFNADGSEVEQCGNGARCFARFVLDKRLTAKKRIRVETKGGIIELDVQNDGQVCVDMGPPRFIPAEIPFVADEQALNYPLEVDGELHSIAAVSMGNPHAVLRVDDIRTAPVHGLGPKIENHPRFPQRVNAGFLQVIDRHRANLRVWERGAGETQACGTGACAAAVAAISQGWMDSPVSLDLPGGRLNIEWAGPGTSVLMTGPAVRVYEGQVRL, via the coding sequence ATGCTTCTGCGTTTTACCAAGATGCATGGGCTGGGCAATGACTTCATGGTCCTGGACCTGGTCAGCCAGCACGCACACATCCAGCCCAAGCACGCCAAGCAATGGGGCGACCGCCACACCGGTATCGGTTTCGACCAGTTGCTTATCGTCGAGGCACCGAACAACCCGGAAGTGGATTTCCGCTACCGGATCTTCAATGCCGACGGTTCGGAAGTGGAGCAATGCGGCAACGGTGCGCGCTGCTTCGCACGATTCGTGCTGGACAAACGCTTGACCGCGAAAAAGCGCATCCGTGTTGAAACCAAGGGCGGCATCATCGAGCTGGACGTGCAGAACGACGGCCAGGTGTGTGTCGACATGGGGCCACCGCGCTTCATTCCCGCCGAAATCCCATTCGTCGCTGATGAGCAGGCGCTCAATTACCCGCTGGAAGTCGACGGCGAGTTGCACTCTATTGCTGCCGTATCCATGGGTAATCCGCATGCCGTGCTGCGCGTCGATGACATACGTACTGCGCCGGTCCATGGCCTGGGCCCGAAAATCGAGAACCACCCACGCTTCCCGCAGCGGGTGAACGCCGGTTTCCTCCAGGTCATTGACCGCCACCGCGCCAACCTGCGGGTATGGGAACGTGGCGCCGGCGAGACCCAGGCCTGCGGCACCGGTGCCTGTGCAGCAGCCGTGGCCGCCATCAGCCAGGGCTGGATGGACTCTCCGGTGTCCCTGGACCTGCCTGGTGGGCGCCTGAACATCGAGTGGGCCGGCCCCGGCACGTCCGTGTTGATGACTGGCCCAGCCGTACGCGTCTACGAAGGACAGGTTCGTCTCTAA
- the lysA gene encoding diaminopimelate decarboxylase — MNAFNYRDGGLFAEGVALSAIAERFGTPTYVYSRAHIEAQYRSYTDALQGVEHLVCFAVKANSNLGVLNVLARMGAGFDIVSGGELERVLAAGGRADRVVFSGVGKTREDMRRALEVGVHCFNVESTDELERLQVVAAEMGKVAPVSLRVNPDVDAGTHPYISTGLKENKFGIAIADAEAIYVRAAQLPNLEVVGVDCHIGSQLTTVEPFLDALDRLLDLVDRLADCGIHLRHLDLGGGVGVRYRDEEPPLVADYIKAIRERVGDRDLALVFEPGRYIVANAGALLTRVEYLKHTEHKDFAIIDAAMNDLIRPALYQAWMGVSAVTPREGEGRAYDLVGPICETGDFLAKDRQLNLAEGDLLAVQSAGAYGFVMSSNYNTRGRCAEILVDGDQAFEVRRRETIAELYAGESLLPE, encoded by the coding sequence ATGAACGCTTTCAATTACCGCGACGGTGGACTGTTCGCGGAGGGCGTGGCCCTGTCGGCCATCGCCGAACGTTTCGGCACCCCCACCTACGTGTACTCGCGCGCCCACATCGAGGCCCAGTACCGCAGCTATACCGATGCCCTGCAAGGTGTCGAGCACCTGGTGTGCTTCGCGGTCAAGGCCAACTCCAACCTTGGTGTGCTGAACGTTCTGGCCCGCATGGGCGCAGGCTTCGACATCGTTTCCGGCGGTGAGCTGGAGCGGGTACTGGCCGCCGGTGGGCGGGCTGACCGTGTGGTGTTCTCCGGCGTCGGCAAGACCCGCGAAGACATGCGGCGCGCGTTGGAAGTCGGCGTTCATTGCTTCAACGTCGAATCCACCGACGAACTGGAGCGCCTGCAGGTGGTTGCCGCCGAGATGGGCAAGGTTGCCCCGGTCTCGCTGCGGGTCAACCCGGACGTCGATGCCGGCACCCACCCTTACATTTCCACCGGCCTCAAAGAGAATAAGTTCGGCATCGCCATCGCCGACGCCGAAGCCATCTACGTGCGTGCCGCGCAGCTGCCAAACCTGGAAGTGGTCGGTGTCGACTGCCACATCGGCTCGCAGCTGACCACCGTAGAGCCATTCCTCGACGCGCTCGACCGCCTGCTGGACCTGGTCGACCGCTTGGCCGATTGCGGCATCCACCTGCGCCATCTGGACCTGGGCGGCGGTGTTGGCGTGCGCTATCGCGACGAAGAGCCGCCACTGGTAGCCGATTACATCAAGGCCATCCGCGAGCGCGTCGGCGACCGTGACCTGGCCCTGGTGTTCGAGCCGGGCCGCTACATCGTGGCCAACGCCGGTGCCCTGCTGACCCGCGTGGAATACCTCAAGCACACCGAACACAAAGACTTCGCCATCATTGATGCGGCGATGAACGACCTGATCCGTCCAGCCCTGTACCAGGCCTGGATGGGCGTTAGCGCGGTCACCCCACGTGAGGGCGAAGGGCGTGCCTACGACCTGGTCGGGCCAATCTGCGAAACCGGCGACTTCCTCGCCAAGGACCGCCAGCTGAACCTGGCCGAAGGTGACCTGCTGGCTGTGCAGTCTGCGGGCGCCTATGGTTTCGTCATGAGCTCGAACTACAACACCCGTGGCCGTTGTGCGGAAATCCTGGTCGACGGCGATCAGGCTTTCGAAGTCCGCCGTCGCGAGACCATTGCCGAACTGTACGCTGGCGAAAGCCTGCTGCCGGAGTGA
- the lptM gene encoding LPS translocon maturation chaperone LptM yields the protein MKRLISSLAALVAVACLVSACGQKGPLYLPEDGKDGKGSQKSHQHQHAQPVQPQDEQPIEPEQTPEQ from the coding sequence ATGAAGCGCCTGATTTCCTCGCTCGCGGCGCTGGTCGCGGTTGCCTGCCTCGTTTCGGCCTGCGGTCAGAAGGGCCCCCTGTACCTGCCAGAAGACGGCAAGGACGGCAAGGGCAGCCAGAAGTCGCATCAGCACCAGCACGCTCAGCCTGTCCAGCCACAGGATGAGCAGCCAATCGAGCCCGAGCAAACGCCAGAGCAGTAA
- the cyaY gene encoding iron donor protein CyaY produces the protein MSLSEARFHDLVDATQQALEDLFDESGLDLDMENSAGVLTIKFDNGSQLIFSRQEPLRQLWLADRSGGFHFDYDEESGKWVCEKSEELLGEMLERIVWERAGEKLDFDEI, from the coding sequence ATGAGTTTGAGCGAAGCGCGTTTCCATGATCTGGTCGACGCCACCCAACAGGCCCTGGAAGACCTGTTCGACGAGAGCGGCCTGGACTTGGACATGGAGAATTCCGCCGGCGTACTTACCATCAAGTTCGACAACGGCAGCCAGCTGATCTTCAGCCGCCAGGAGCCACTGCGTCAGCTTTGGCTGGCCGACCGCTCCGGTGGCTTCCACTTCGACTACGACGAAGAGAGCGGCAAGTGGGTCTGCGAGAAGAGCGAAGAGCTGCTGGGCGAGATGCTCGAGCGGATTGTCTGGGAGCGGGCCGGCGAAAAGCTGGACTTCGACGAGATCTGA
- a CDS encoding DUF1289 domain-containing protein — protein MSAQARPAKPLYSNVSPAVPSPCISVCRLDEQRVCTGCHRHVEHIREWRSADDERRRQICREADALRAQA, from the coding sequence ATGAGCGCCCAGGCGCGGCCCGCCAAGCCGCTTTACAGCAACGTCAGCCCAGCGGTGCCGTCGCCGTGCATCAGCGTGTGCCGGCTGGATGAACAGCGCGTTTGCACAGGTTGCCATCGCCATGTCGAGCACATTCGCGAGTGGCGCTCGGCCGACGACGAACGGCGCCGGCAGATTTGCCGCGAAGCCGATGCCTTGCGCGCGCAGGCTTGA
- the rnk gene encoding nucleoside diphosphate kinase regulator, with product MSTKPSLILTRLDVQRLERLIDSLDESTPGVLALQDELDRAEQVVGHEEVPAGVVTMNSRVHCREEASGKDYHLTLVYPKDAGGEGKVSILAPIGCALLGLSVGEQIDWPAPGGKTLKLKLLAVEYQPEAAGDFDL from the coding sequence ATGAGCACCAAGCCTTCCCTCATCCTTACCCGATTGGACGTGCAGCGTCTGGAGCGCCTGATCGACAGCCTCGACGAAAGTACCCCGGGTGTGCTCGCCCTTCAGGACGAGCTGGACCGCGCCGAGCAGGTGGTCGGTCACGAGGAAGTGCCGGCGGGTGTTGTGACCATGAATTCGCGCGTGCACTGCCGTGAGGAAGCCAGCGGCAAGGACTACCATCTGACCCTGGTGTATCCGAAGGATGCCGGCGGCGAAGGCAAGGTATCGATCCTGGCGCCGATTGGTTGCGCACTGCTGGGCTTGTCGGTGGGCGAGCAGATCGACTGGCCTGCGCCGGGGGGCAAAACCCTCAAGCTCAAGTTGCTGGCCGTCGAGTACCAGCCTGAAGCTGCGGGCGATTTCGACCTCTGA
- a CDS encoding class I adenylate cyclase encodes MTHPHEIRPDIDEGIDRKVLAKLRARFLQLNTGRLQRAMDGLSTRQQQVLTLLPLLFHVNHPLLPGYVSGSTPAGVSGFEPDANLVAEGQRLARSFTYKTRLGNPNRPIHGLFLMGSLGTLAQAEQSDIDLWVCHAPGLGDSQLDELRRKCQLLETWAASLGAEAHCFLIDPQSFAQGQRDSQLSSDDCGTTQHYLLLDEFYRTAIWLAGRTPLWWLVPVYEERNYSSYTETLLSKRFIRSTDALDLGNLAHIPAGEYVGAGLWQLFKGIDSPYKSLLKLLLTEVYASEHPAVRCLSLDYKQAVFANHLDLDALDPYVMVYRRIERYLQARGETRRLELARRSLYLKVNKKLSGLDRARSNGWQRRLLKRLADEWGWDERQLALLDSRSQWKVRQVAVERSELVAELNHSYRFLSQFAQNNNASSRADQRDLNVLGRRLYAAFERRAGKIEVINPGIAPDLAEDTLTLVQSPNRKEPGSHHWGLYNGSLSVHEWEHFSPIKRCRELIELLTWAHRNGVIDNTTRLALHPGVSDLNEFELFNLLGSLQQSIPLPLETVSEVRLLQPSVANEILLLVNVGVDPLQHHRDLNILMTTERTDSLSYAGVRENLVLTLDQITLNSWNEVLVQRYDGEHALMRCLRDFLNSLGQRSHRPSVRVRCFCHNRAQAISQRVEEIFDTVQLLLDQGRNHRYLLQVAQHTHVLELLPGQVSLTTLAEHEAVLDCLGEERSTYSPLYLDANALQDHDLPLVLEHGRPGCIQVFYRLLEGWADLYVLDEYNALWQQRLPLHDENHLLLPLQRFLRSMVMRHDARVPLDNLQQAPLQTHYAQLLPSGPGKARSIEPRSTPNDLNDQPYYEVQAILQAGTGDDMHVTLYCNQQEFSELDHGDELYTVVARQILSQRRSAGHYRCYITDLDLSELLDDERGSTVLYLRYKRELEQALNDGLAQLQATLEP; translated from the coding sequence ATGACCCACCCCCACGAAATCCGCCCCGATATCGACGAAGGCATCGATCGCAAGGTGCTGGCGAAATTGCGTGCGCGGTTTCTGCAACTGAACACAGGCCGGCTACAGCGCGCCATGGATGGGCTTTCGACCCGCCAGCAACAGGTGTTGACCCTGCTACCACTGCTGTTTCACGTCAACCACCCGCTGCTGCCTGGCTACGTTTCGGGTAGCACCCCGGCCGGTGTGTCGGGCTTCGAGCCCGATGCCAACCTGGTCGCCGAGGGCCAACGGCTGGCGCGATCGTTCACTTACAAAACACGCCTGGGCAACCCCAACCGCCCGATACACGGCCTGTTTCTGATGGGCAGCCTTGGCACGCTGGCCCAGGCTGAGCAAAGCGACATCGACCTGTGGGTCTGTCATGCCCCCGGCCTGGGTGACAGCCAGCTCGATGAACTGCGACGCAAATGCCAGTTGCTCGAAACCTGGGCCGCCAGCCTGGGCGCCGAAGCACACTGCTTCCTGATCGACCCGCAAAGCTTCGCCCAAGGCCAGCGCGACAGCCAGCTCAGCTCCGACGACTGTGGTACCACCCAGCACTACCTTCTGCTCGACGAGTTCTACCGCACGGCCATCTGGTTGGCCGGGCGCACACCGCTGTGGTGGCTGGTGCCGGTGTATGAAGAGCGCAACTACAGCAGCTACACCGAAACCTTGCTGTCCAAGCGTTTCATCCGCAGCACCGATGCTCTCGATCTCGGCAACCTGGCCCACATCCCGGCCGGCGAGTATGTCGGCGCTGGCCTGTGGCAGCTGTTCAAAGGTATCGATTCACCTTACAAGTCACTGCTCAAGCTGTTGCTGACCGAGGTCTACGCCAGCGAACATCCAGCCGTACGCTGCCTGAGCCTGGACTATAAACAGGCGGTATTCGCCAACCACCTCGACCTCGATGCGCTTGATCCCTACGTCATGGTTTACCGGCGCATCGAACGCTACCTGCAAGCACGCGGTGAAACCAGGCGGCTGGAGCTGGCAAGGCGCAGCCTTTACCTGAAGGTCAACAAGAAACTCAGCGGCCTGGACCGCGCACGAAGCAACGGCTGGCAGCGCCGGTTGCTCAAGCGCCTGGCCGATGAGTGGGGTTGGGACGAGCGCCAACTGGCGTTGCTCGACAGCCGCAGCCAATGGAAAGTGCGTCAGGTCGCCGTGGAACGCAGCGAGCTGGTTGCCGAGCTGAACCATAGCTACCGCTTCCTCAGCCAGTTCGCGCAAAACAACAATGCCAGCAGCCGCGCCGACCAGCGCGACCTGAATGTCCTGGGCCGGCGCCTTTATGCCGCGTTCGAGCGCCGTGCCGGCAAGATAGAAGTGATCAACCCCGGCATTGCCCCGGATCTCGCCGAGGACACCCTGACCCTGGTCCAGTCGCCAAATCGCAAGGAACCCGGCAGCCATCACTGGGGCCTGTACAACGGTAGCCTGAGTGTTCACGAATGGGAGCACTTCAGCCCGATCAAACGCTGCCGAGAGCTGATCGAGCTGCTGACCTGGGCACACCGCAACGGCGTCATCGACAACACCACGCGCCTGGCGCTGCACCCCGGCGTCAGTGACCTGAACGAGTTCGAGCTGTTCAACCTGCTCGGCAGCCTGCAGCAGAGCATCCCTTTGCCATTGGAAACCGTCAGTGAAGTGCGCCTGTTGCAACCGAGCGTGGCCAACGAGATTCTGCTGCTGGTCAACGTCGGCGTCGATCCGTTGCAACACCATCGCGACTTGAACATCCTGATGACCACCGAGCGGACCGACTCGTTGAGCTACGCGGGCGTTCGCGAAAACCTGGTGCTGACCCTCGACCAGATTACCCTCAACAGCTGGAACGAAGTGCTGGTCCAGCGCTACGACGGCGAGCACGCCCTGATGCGTTGCCTGCGCGATTTCCTCAACAGCCTCGGCCAGCGCAGCCATCGGCCGAGCGTGCGGGTGCGCTGTTTCTGCCACAACCGCGCCCAGGCCATCAGCCAGCGGGTCGAGGAGATTTTCGACACGGTGCAACTGTTGCTCGACCAGGGTCGCAACCACCGCTACCTGCTGCAGGTGGCGCAGCACACACACGTGCTGGAACTGCTGCCCGGCCAGGTCAGCCTGACCACGCTCGCAGAGCATGAGGCCGTACTCGATTGCCTGGGCGAAGAACGCAGCACCTACAGCCCGCTATACCTGGATGCCAATGCCCTGCAGGACCACGACCTGCCACTGGTGCTGGAACACGGCCGCCCCGGCTGCATCCAGGTGTTCTACCGCCTGCTTGAGGGCTGGGCCGACCTGTATGTGCTGGATGAGTACAATGCCCTGTGGCAGCAACGCCTGCCCTTGCACGACGAAAACCACCTGCTGCTGCCGCTGCAGCGCTTTCTGCGCTCGATGGTAATGCGCCACGACGCACGCGTGCCGCTGGACAACCTGCAGCAAGCACCATTGCAGACCCACTATGCGCAACTGTTGCCCTCGGGGCCGGGCAAGGCACGCAGCATAGAGCCGCGGTCAACGCCCAACGACCTCAATGATCAGCCGTATTACGAAGTGCAGGCCATCCTCCAGGCCGGCACGGGCGATGACATGCATGTCACGCTCTATTGCAATCAGCAGGAGTTTTCCGAGCTGGACCACGGCGATGAGCTCTACACCGTGGTCGCCCGGCAGATTCTCAGCCAGCGCCGCAGCGCCGGGCACTACCGCTGTTACATCACAGATCTTGACCTGTCCGAACTGCTCGATGACGAAAGGGGCTCGACCGTCCTCTACCTGCGCTACAAGCGCGAACTGGAGCAGGCCCTGAACGATGGCCTGGCTCAGTTGCAGGCTACCCTGGAGCCTTGA
- a CDS encoding TIGR02647 family protein encodes MSFTPELIAELEVLALFNLDSSQEGIKIHANASPALVAAARRLHEKQLTDQPDGGYLTSLGHDAVESVQLLLNILKSPQPA; translated from the coding sequence ATGTCCTTCACCCCCGAACTGATTGCTGAACTGGAAGTCCTTGCCCTGTTCAACCTGGACAGCAGCCAGGAAGGCATCAAGATTCACGCCAATGCCTCCCCCGCGCTGGTCGCAGCAGCTCGACGCCTGCATGAAAAGCAATTGACCGATCAGCCCGATGGCGGTTACCTCACCAGCCTTGGGCATGACGCAGTCGAAAGCGTGCAACTGTTGCTGAACATTCTCAAGTCGCCCCAGCCGGCATAA
- a CDS encoding glutathione S-transferase produces MLKLHGFSVSNYYNMVKLALLEKGLPFEEVTFYGGQTAQALEISPRGKVPVLQTEHGSLSETGVILDYIEQTQPGKALLPADPFEQAKVRELLKEIELYIELPARTCYAESFFGAAVEPLIKERARADLLAGFATLKRNGRFAPYVAGEQLTIADLMFCFSVDLACAVGKKVLNVDFLADFPEARALLQKMHENPHMARIVADKEAAMPAFMEMIRSGKR; encoded by the coding sequence ATGCTCAAGCTTCACGGATTCTCGGTCAGCAACTACTACAACATGGTCAAACTGGCCCTGCTGGAAAAGGGCCTGCCGTTCGAAGAGGTCACCTTCTATGGAGGTCAGACGGCTCAGGCGCTGGAAATCAGCCCGCGCGGCAAAGTGCCGGTGCTGCAGACCGAACACGGCTCGCTCAGCGAAACCGGTGTGATTCTCGACTATATCGAGCAGACCCAACCGGGCAAGGCGCTGCTGCCAGCCGACCCGTTCGAGCAGGCCAAGGTGCGCGAGCTGCTCAAGGAGATCGAGCTGTATATCGAGCTGCCGGCCCGTACCTGCTATGCCGAGTCGTTCTTCGGCGCAGCGGTAGAGCCATTGATAAAGGAGCGGGCGCGTGCGGATCTGCTGGCGGGGTTCGCCACCTTGAAGCGCAATGGCCGTTTTGCGCCCTATGTGGCCGGTGAGCAACTGACGATTGCCGACCTGATGTTCTGCTTCTCGGTCGACCTGGCTTGTGCAGTAGGCAAGAAGGTGCTGAACGTCGACTTCCTCGCCGATTTCCCTGAGGCCAGAGCGCTGCTGCAGAAAATGCACGAAAACCCGCACATGGCGCGGATCGTGGCAGACAAGGAGGCGGCGATGCCGGCCTTCATGGAGATGATTCGCAGCGGTAAGCGCTGA
- the argH gene encoding argininosuccinate lyase, whose product MSTDKTNQSWGGRFSEPVDAFVARFTASVDFDKRLYRHDIMGSIAHATMLAQVGVLSDAERDTIIDGLNTIQGEIEAGNFDWRVDLEDVHMNIEARLTDRIGITGKKLHTGRSRNDQVATDIRLWLRDEIDLILAEITRLQQGLLEQAEREAQTIMPGFTHLQTAQPVTFGHHLLAWFEMLSRDYERLVDCRKRTNRMPLGSAALAGTTYPIDRELTCKLLGFEAVAGNSLDGVSDRDFAIEFCAAASVAMMHLSRFSEELVLWTSAQFQFVDLPDRFCTGSSIMPQKKNPDVPELVRGKSGRVFGALTGLLTLMKGQPLAYNKDNQEDKEPLFDAADTLRDSLRAFADMIPAIKPRHAIMREAALRGFSTATDLADYLVRRGLPFRDCHEIVGHAVKYGVDTGKDLAEMSLDELRQFSDQIEQDVFAVLTLEGSVNARDHIGGTAPAQVLAAVVRGKALLASR is encoded by the coding sequence ATGAGCACCGACAAGACCAATCAGTCCTGGGGCGGCCGCTTCAGTGAACCCGTCGACGCCTTCGTCGCCCGCTTCACCGCCTCGGTCGATTTCGACAAGCGCCTGTACCGCCACGACATCATGGGTTCGATCGCCCACGCCACCATGCTGGCGCAGGTCGGTGTACTCAGCGATGCCGAGCGCGACACCATCATCGATGGCCTGAACACCATCCAGGGTGAAATCGAGGCCGGCAACTTTGACTGGCGCGTCGACCTCGAAGACGTGCACATGAACATCGAAGCACGCCTGACCGACCGCATCGGCATCACCGGCAAGAAGCTGCACACCGGCCGTAGCCGCAACGACCAGGTCGCGACCGACATCCGCCTGTGGCTGCGCGACGAAATCGACCTGATTCTGGCCGAAATCACCCGCCTGCAGCAGGGCCTGCTGGAACAGGCCGAGCGTGAAGCGCAAACCATCATGCCTGGCTTCACCCACCTGCAGACCGCGCAGCCAGTCACCTTCGGCCACCACCTGCTGGCCTGGTTCGAAATGCTCAGCCGCGACTACGAGCGCCTGGTCGATTGCCGCAAACGCACCAACCGCATGCCTCTGGGCAGCGCTGCGCTGGCTGGCACCACCTACCCGATCGACCGCGAGCTGACCTGCAAGCTACTGGGGTTCGAAGCCGTTGCCGGCAACTCGCTGGATGGCGTTTCGGACCGTGATTTCGCCATCGAATTCTGCGCTGCCGCCAGCGTGGCAATGATGCACCTGTCGCGCTTCTCCGAAGAGCTGGTGCTGTGGACCAGCGCCCAGTTCCAGTTCGTCGATTTGCCCGACCGTTTCTGCACTGGCAGCTCGATCATGCCGCAGAAGAAGAACCCCGACGTGCCCGAGCTGGTGCGTGGCAAGAGCGGCCGCGTGTTCGGCGCCCTGACCGGCCTGCTGACCCTGATGAAAGGCCAGCCGCTGGCCTACAACAAGGACAACCAGGAAGACAAGGAGCCGCTGTTCGACGCCGCCGATACCCTGCGCGATTCGCTGCGTGCCTTTGCCGACATGATCCCCGCGATCAAGCCACGCCACGCGATCATGCGCGAAGCAGCTCTGCGCGGCTTCTCCACCGCCACCGACCTGGCCGACTACCTGGTTCGCCGCGGCCTGCCGTTCCGTGATTGCCACGAGATCGTCGGCCATGCCGTGAAGTATGGTGTCGACACCGGCAAGGACCTGGCCGAGATGAGCCTGGACGAACTGCGCCAGTTCAGCGACCAGATCGAACAGGATGTGTTTGCCGTGCTGACCCTGGAAGGCTCGGTGAATGCCCGTGACCACATTGGCGGCACTGCACCAGCGCAGGTACTCGCTGCAGTTGTACGTGGCAAGGCGCTGCTGGCCTCTCGCTAA
- a CDS encoding LytR/AlgR family response regulator transcription factor produces the protein MNVLIVDDEPQARERLTRLFAELEGYTVLEPSATNGEEALALIESLKPDVVLLDIGMPGLDGLQVAARLCEREAPPSVVFCTGDDEYGAEAFTDSTLSHVTKPIHPHALRDALRKAEKPSRTQLAALTRPGSEGGGPRSHISARTRKGIELIPLPQVIYFIADHKYVTLRHEAGEVLLDEPLKALEDEFGERFVRIHRNALVARERIERLQRTPLGHFQLFLKGLDGDALTVSRRHVAGVRKMMQTL, from the coding sequence ATGAATGTCCTGATCGTTGATGACGAACCCCAAGCCCGTGAACGCTTGACGCGGTTATTCGCGGAACTGGAGGGGTACACCGTGCTGGAGCCCAGCGCCACCAACGGCGAGGAGGCCCTGGCCCTGATCGAAAGCCTCAAGCCTGATGTGGTCCTGCTGGATATCGGCATGCCGGGCCTTGACGGCCTGCAGGTCGCTGCCCGCTTGTGCGAGCGCGAAGCACCGCCGTCGGTGGTGTTCTGCACCGGTGACGATGAATACGGCGCAGAGGCTTTCACGGACAGCACCCTCAGCCATGTAACCAAACCTATCCATCCCCATGCTCTGCGTGATGCCTTGCGCAAGGCTGAGAAACCCAGCCGTACGCAGCTGGCGGCGCTGACCCGGCCTGGCAGTGAAGGGGGAGGGCCGCGCAGCCATATCAGCGCGCGTACGCGCAAGGGCATCGAACTGATCCCTTTGCCCCAGGTGATCTATTTCATCGCCGACCACAAATATGTGACGTTGCGCCATGAAGCAGGTGAAGTGCTGCTTGATGAGCCACTCAAGGCCCTGGAAGATGAATTCGGCGAACGCTTCGTGCGTATCCACCGCAACGCTCTGGTCGCCCGCGAGCGCATCGAGCGCTTGCAGCGCACGCCGCTTGGGCATTTTCAACTGTTCCTCAAAGGCCTGGATGGTGATGCCTTGACTGTCAGCCGTCGGCATGTGGCTGGCGTACGCAAGATGATGCAGACGCTCTGA